GGCGCAATTTATCGTGTGCTGGCGCTTGCTGCGCTACATCACCATGTTGATGTCTCCTCTGAAGAGGTCCTCGTTCCGCTGGCCGCGCATCTGGACGTGCGATTCGTGTCGACCGATGGTCATCTGGAAGTGATTCTTGAAGGGGAAGATGTCAGCGGTGAAATTCGCACGCAGGATGTGGCGAATGCGGCATCGCAAATTGCGGCGTTCCCGCGCGTACGTGAAGCATTATTACGCCGCCAGCGCGCCTTTCGTGAATCGCCGGGCCTTATCGCTGATGGTCGCGATATGGGAACGGTGGTATTTCCTGATGCGCCAGTGAAAATTTTCCTTGATGCTTCTTCTGAAGAGCGCGCGCATCGGCGCATGCTACAGTTGCAGGAGAAGGGCTTTAGTGTTAACTTTGAACGCCTTTTGGCCGAGATAAAGGAACGTGACGATCGCGATCGTAATCGTCCTGTTGCACCGCTGGTTCCTGCTGCCGATGCTTTAGTGTTGGATTCCACCCGCTTAAGCATTGAGCAAGTGATTGAGAAAGCGCTACAATACGCTCGCCAAAAATTGGCTCTCGCATAAGCGACCGAATTCGTAGTACCTCCTGCTGCAATGGAGTGTGTGCAGGCATGTAAAACAACCCCATCCGGCATGAAGCCAGGTGGACGTTAAATTGAAGAATCCTGAAGATTATCAATATGACAGAATCTTTTGCTCAACTCTTTGAAGAGTCCCTGAAAGAAATCGAAACCCGCCCGGGTTCTATCGTTCGCGGTGTTGTTGTTGCTATCGACAAAGACGTAGTACTGGTTGACGCCGGTCTGAAATCTGAGTCCGCCATTCCGGCTGAGCAGTTCAAAAACGCCCAGGGCGAACTGGAAATCCAGGTTGGTGACAAAGTTGACGTTGCTCTGGATGCAGTTGAAGA
The nucleotide sequence above comes from Kosakonia sp. H02. Encoded proteins:
- the cmk gene encoding (d)CMP kinase — encoded protein: MTAIAPVITIDGPSGAGKGTLCKAMAEALQWHLLDSGAIYRVLALAALHHHVDVSSEEVLVPLAAHLDVRFVSTDGHLEVILEGEDVSGEIRTQDVANAASQIAAFPRVREALLRRQRAFRESPGLIADGRDMGTVVFPDAPVKIFLDASSEERAHRRMLQLQEKGFSVNFERLLAEIKERDDRDRNRPVAPLVPAADALVLDSTRLSIEQVIEKALQYARQKLALA